GCGTATCGGTTAGCCACGCTTCGAGGAGCTTTTTTTTTACAGTCGGGGGCGTCTCCTCCCCCACAGATGTGGATACTCCATTACCAAGAGACTTTATGATGCTGCAATGAGAAGGCATGACCCATCTCCCCTAGGGGAGGCATTGGGCGTTGCGCCTTCGTCTGCCGTTTCACAGCTTTCGTTGATTACGTTCATGAGGTTAGTTGGGAGGTCATTGATTAATCTCGCCCTTTTTTCTCGGTTACTTACCATGTTAGGATTTTGTACGTACAAAGAAATGGGATCTTGTTTTTTTGctttctcttctctctctctctctctctctctttttttaatttttttttttcttattttttacgTTAGAGGCTCGTGTTGgctgtagatctagaagaaactaaaagcttaactaagaaatccccacagacgacgccaaattgtttgaccaaaaagtataactttcggttTAAACAGtttaatttatataataatgGGTTAAGCTTAGTTAGTAATAATATCTCTAGATGTTATTTCCGGAAAAGTGACTAATGTTAGTCAGATATGATGGAGGATCGACAACAATATGCATTAACTATTCCAAAAAGTATGAGCAACAATGCAACAATAACTAGCaatgaataataataaatgacgTTTAAATAAATAGAaggagtgattcacccaataaagtaTGAGCTAGATGATTATCCCTCCTGACAATGATGCGTGATAGACAAATTCCAGAATGTTCGAATTATTTTCGGATTTGATGGAAGGGTGTATTTTCGGATTATTTTCGGATTTGATGGAAGAATCTAGATGAAAATGTAATGTTTGTATCTTTGTAAGAGAGAGAAAGAATATTCAATCAAAAGTTTGTTCTTGTCAAGTAATGAATGTCACATGCCTTCCACCCTTGTcactttttctatttatatgagacattttcttaacaaaccctaatagtacaagtgtagagaatatccactagaatattctctttaataccctatttcgaaaactagccgttacagctttgccaacggtgctcgacctcgacccttgttgacatctCAACCACGAACCTCGCTGCTTTCTGGTCGACCTCGACTGATGACGGCTTGAAGACTCTCCCTTTAGCGTTATCTTGTCTTAAATATTGTAGGgtagattttgacctatacaatATTAATTAACCATAGTTAAATAAGAAATACATGTATGCAAACACATGATATTGTATAGATATCCAGTGCAAATAATTTTTTCACCCGATAAAAAGTGATCAGTTGAATATTCTTTGCCCCACAATTATACAATAACTACTTTTAAAAatgtatattaaataaattatacaaTAACTACTTTTAAAaatgtatattaaatattaaacgcCCTTGGACATTCCTAGCAAATTTCTTGCTTGTGTGTATTGACTGTATTCACAACTTTGTTTCGAATTATTATAATGACGTAAATGTCCCGACTTTCATTCCAATAAAGCTCAAAATTCTGCAAAGTTTGGTCATTTTGTGTTAATTTCCTAGTTCGAACCCGGCATACTCGCCCGATCCTGCACCGATCCGCATCCTGCACCGATCCATAACTAACCCGAACCGTTTCCCTACTCTAAAAAACACACTGCACTGCGTTCTCTCTACTTCTCGGATATGGTGGTCATGATACTTTAGTTGCAGGAGAAAGGCATATAATATTTGCACAGCCATGGCGCTACTGCTTTCAACTTCAACAGCAGCAGCTACCTCTTCTTCTTATTTATCTTTAAGCTGTTCCACCTTTGAAACAAAGAATAATTTCTTGGTACCCCAATTCCATTTTACAGGTATTATCCAATTTCCCCTTTCAATTCTTTTCTAGTATGCAACCattgaaggggagccttgacgtAACTAGAAAAGTTGCTCATATGTGATCAGGAGGTCACGAGTTCGAACCATCTTACTGTACCGGACTGTCCTTTTTTATGCAATCATTTTACATATATTCAATGAAGTAACAAACGAGGGCAACAAACATAATGAACATTTTCCCTCTATGAACTTATTTAAACAGGCTTAACCAACAAGAAAGAAGGATGCCGGCAAAAAATAATTCCTTACCCAATGGTTTTATCTGCAATAAAGGCCACTCAAACTCAATCAAAAAGGAGAAGTGACAGAAGTAGTAGTTTTTCAAGAAAAGACAGTAACCTTAAGCTCTTATTGAGTCAAGGGAGGAACAATGAGGACAATATATGCCCTGGTTGTGGAATCTTTATGCAAGATGATGACCCAAATCTTCCTGGTTATTTCAAGAAAAGGAAGGTTGAAGATAGCAAAATAGATATCTTTGGTGGGGAAGATGTAGATGATTTTTTGGATAATGAGGATGTTATTGGTGATGGTGGGGTtaaagaagaggaggaggagtttggggaTTGTATTGAGGGGAAACTGGAAGAAAGTGAAGGTGACGAAATGGGCTCGGGGAGTGAAGATGGATTTGATGATTGGGATTCAGAGTTGGAAGAAGAAGGCGATGACTTGAAAGAGCTAGATGGTTTTATGCCAGCAGGGTTAGGTTATGGCAACATTACAGAGGAGGTTCTTGAGAAAGGAAAGAAGAAAAGGGTCTCGAAAGCGGAGAAGAAAAGGATGGCGAGAGAAGCTGCTAGGGGAGAGAAAGAGGAGGAGGTCACGGTTTGTGCTCGATGCCATTCCTTGAGGAACTATGGACAAGTGAAAAATGAGATGGCCGAGAACCTAATACCTGACTTCGATTTTGACCAGTTGATTACGACTAGGTTGATGAGACCCACTGGCAATGCTGATGCCACGGTTGTGGTTATGGTGGTTGATTGCGTTGATTTTGATGGATCTTTTCCGAAGCGGGCTGCTAAATCTTTGTTTAAGGCATTAGAGCTAAGCAAGGATGGATTGAAACAAAGTAAAAAGTTGCCAAAGCTTGTTCTTGTGGCTACCAAGGTTGACCTTCTCCCTTCTCAAGTTTCCCCTGCGCGTTTGGATAAGTGGGTTCGACACCGTGCTAAAGCTAATGGAGCACCTAAGCTCAGTGGAGTTTACATGGTAAGTTCCCGTAAAGATTTAGGTGTTAGAAATTTGCTGGCATTTGTTAAAGATTTGGCTGGTCCTCGAGGAAATGTGTGGGTTATTGGGGCCCAAAATGCAGGAAAGTCTACATTAATCAATGCTT
This region of Nicotiana tomentosiformis chromosome 4, ASM39032v3, whole genome shotgun sequence genomic DNA includes:
- the LOC104119111 gene encoding GTP-binding protein BRASSINAZOLE INSENSITIVE PALE GREEN 2, chloroplastic; translation: MALLLSTSTAAATSSSYLSLSCSTFETKNNFLVPQFHFTGLTNKKEGCRQKIIPYPMVLSAIKATQTQSKRRSDRSSSFSRKDSNLKLLLSQGRNNEDNICPGCGIFMQDDDPNLPGYFKKRKVEDSKIDIFGGEDVDDFLDNEDVIGDGGVKEEEEEFGDCIEGKLEESEGDEMGSGSEDGFDDWDSELEEEGDDLKELDGFMPAGLGYGNITEEVLEKGKKKRVSKAEKKRMAREAARGEKEEEVTVCARCHSLRNYGQVKNEMAENLIPDFDFDQLITTRLMRPTGNADATVVVMVVDCVDFDGSFPKRAAKSLFKALELSKDGLKQSKKLPKLVLVATKVDLLPSQVSPARLDKWVRHRAKANGAPKLSGVYMVSSRKDLGVRNLLAFVKDLAGPRGNVWVIGAQNAGKSTLINAFAKKEGVKATKLTEAAVPGTTLGILRIGGILSAKAKMYDTPGLLHPYLMSMRLNREEQKMVEIRKELQPRTYRIKQGQTVHIGGLVRLDLVHASVQTIYVTVWASPSVSLHLGKTENADELKNNHAGVRLQPPISMERVSELGQWQKQEVKASGISWDVNSIDIAVAGLGWFSLGLKGEADLMLWTYDGIQITLREPLVLDRAASIERPGFWLPKAISEAIANPSKLEGQARHENTSEKTMQLSEVSSD